One part of the Tunicatimonas pelagia genome encodes these proteins:
- a CDS encoding RNA polymerase sigma factor, with protein MKDQDQYILRRFKEADGQQEAFQLLVHTYQERMYAIIRKMVIDHDDADDVMQETFVKVWRNLGKFQGDSQLYTWLYRIATNECLRFLEKKKRRFFLPMGDANQELADKIDHSPSLDGDEIQRRLQKALLQLPDKQRLVFNLKYFEDLKYEAIAEITGTSIGGLKASYHLAVKKIEAILQLETI; from the coding sequence TTGAAAGATCAGGATCAGTACATACTTCGTAGGTTTAAAGAGGCAGACGGGCAGCAGGAAGCGTTTCAGCTACTGGTGCATACCTACCAGGAGCGAATGTACGCTATTATCCGAAAGATGGTCATTGACCATGATGATGCCGACGATGTGATGCAGGAAACTTTTGTGAAGGTCTGGCGTAATCTGGGAAAATTTCAGGGCGACTCGCAGTTATATACCTGGCTGTACCGGATTGCAACCAACGAATGTTTACGCTTTTTGGAAAAGAAAAAACGACGCTTCTTTCTACCAATGGGTGACGCTAATCAAGAATTAGCTGATAAAATTGATCACTCGCCATCGTTAGACGGTGATGAGATTCAACGGCGACTACAAAAAGCGTTGCTTCAACTGCCGGATAAGCAACGGTTAGTCTTCAATCTGAAATATTTTGAAGACCTAAAGTACGAAGCAATTGCCGAAATTACGGGTACTAGTATAGGAGGACTTAAGGCTAGTTACCACTTGGCAGTAAAGAAGATAGAAGCAATTTTACAATTGGAAACTATTTAG
- a CDS encoding SusD/RagB family nutrient-binding outer membrane lipoprotein, with translation MKIVLNYSLLTLFIFSLSACEGLVEDLNDDPNNASDSPAELIFTGMQLANATTHTGLTARLTAMWTGQMKGVDRQWGDFQVYNVGTSNFTTMWDQVYYGTLRNSRIVLDKVEPQGFRVVAGMTKVTQAHCIGNATSLWGDIPFTEAAQIEQFEFPLFDNQMDIYASLQSLLDEGIADLAEGTDIPISGTDIYYNADKASWTAAAYTLKARYYLDTKQYDLALQAAEDGISSFDGSMYLEHGTTNDVDQNFYWDFLTTSRAGDIAAADAQGEAYLVTLLDPANENYRGNAKTDEAARFNYYYLGADQALNTPGTIEPNTLSLSQGDTLNGMFAQNASFPLITYQENILTLAETSVRMGDFDAGLMHLNEYRAFLSEGGYIDDTYQEHFTLVYEPYIAEDFAAGGMENMDNIFDNDALLREIVEERYVTFYGQTIAWNDERRTRGSVEGIPLTPNAGTELPWRFVYSLDEINGNPNAPDPVPGPLENMTIYQ, from the coding sequence ATGAAAATAGTATTGAACTATAGCTTACTAACGCTATTCATCTTTTCGCTATCTGCTTGCGAAGGTTTAGTAGAAGATTTAAACGATGATCCTAATAACGCCTCCGATTCTCCGGCAGAATTGATTTTTACCGGAATGCAACTAGCCAATGCCACCACCCATACCGGATTAACCGCTCGGTTAACCGCTATGTGGACCGGACAAATGAAGGGCGTTGATCGCCAGTGGGGCGATTTTCAGGTATATAACGTAGGCACCTCTAACTTTACCACCATGTGGGATCAGGTGTACTACGGCACGTTGCGTAATTCTCGCATTGTGTTAGACAAAGTAGAGCCCCAAGGTTTTAGAGTTGTTGCCGGTATGACGAAAGTAACCCAGGCCCATTGCATCGGTAATGCTACTTCGTTGTGGGGCGACATTCCGTTCACGGAAGCCGCTCAAATCGAGCAATTTGAGTTTCCCCTATTTGATAATCAGATGGATATCTACGCTTCACTACAAAGCCTATTGGATGAAGGCATTGCCGATTTGGCGGAAGGAACAGATATACCCATCAGCGGTACTGACATTTACTATAATGCCGATAAAGCTTCTTGGACAGCCGCCGCTTACACGTTGAAAGCCCGGTATTATCTGGATACTAAGCAGTATGACCTCGCCCTTCAGGCAGCAGAAGATGGTATTTCTAGCTTTGACGGCTCAATGTATTTAGAGCATGGAACTACCAACGATGTTGATCAGAACTTCTATTGGGACTTCCTCACAACCTCACGGGCGGGTGATATTGCAGCAGCCGATGCTCAAGGCGAAGCTTATTTAGTTACGTTGCTAGACCCAGCTAATGAAAATTACCGGGGAAATGCTAAAACTGATGAAGCAGCTCGCTTCAACTACTACTATCTGGGGGCGGATCAGGCTTTAAATACTCCAGGTACTATTGAACCTAATACGCTTTCCTTATCGCAGGGAGATACACTAAATGGCATGTTTGCTCAAAATGCATCTTTCCCACTTATTACTTATCAGGAAAACATCTTAACCTTAGCTGAAACTTCGGTTCGGATGGGAGATTTTGACGCAGGACTGATGCACCTCAATGAATACCGGGCGTTTTTAAGCGAAGGAGGGTATATTGATGATACTTATCAGGAGCATTTTACATTAGTCTATGAGCCTTACATCGCGGAAGATTTTGCGGCGGGGGGCATGGAAAATATGGATAACATTTTCGACAATGATGCCCTGCTAAGAGAAATTGTGGAAGAACGCTACGTAACGTTTTACGGGCAAACCATTGCTTGGAACGACGAGCGGCGCACCCGGGGTAGCGTAGAAGGAATTCCACTCACTCCTAACGCAGGCACCGAATTGCCTTGGCGTTTTGTATATTCCCTAGACGAAATTAACGGTAACCCAAACGCCCCTGACCCTGTACCTGGCCCGTTAGAGAACATGACTATTTATCAATAA
- a CDS encoding SusC/RagA family TonB-linked outer membrane protein: protein MRNLFTYLSINIRRRDKLLAVLVILGFTSTLALAQERTLSGKITSVDQGEPLPGVNVVVKGTTNGTISDIDGNYRLSVGEDAETLVFSFIGLVTKEVAIGNQSTLNVELSDDTKQLSEVVVTALGFEEDADSRGIAFSKVEGESIARSGENTLINSLSGKAAGVQISRSSGDPGAAAYIQIRGQNTITGESQPLIVVDGIPVSNTVGAPNADLANSGEGTGGVRQQSRMNDINPSDIKDLQILKGASAAALWGSRAANGVILITTKKGRDADKLDVTFRSTVSLDQVNVLHPLQNKFGQGRGGIYSPTDSRSFGDRIADRPDGADEQITDPADPRYAGFFEARDGNRYYAIPAGSADDPNGGKNSRETFNDNREDQVFQTGYFVDNYLSLSGGNENGNFMLSMGHMTQEGIYRGVSDYDRSTIRLNANRKFSDIVRVSSNATFARTTSNRIQTGSNVNGLYLGMLRAAPDFNSEDYIGSYFASPEAAPILNRHRSYRRYLGNTSQPTYNNPLWTINELQNSTIVNRFIMSAEIGIKPVNWFEFIARGGADTYEDQRQTYFPVFSAGANNAGRYEEFVFGETQLNFDAIGRFSFALSPDISSSVNLGWNINQRNYNRVGGVMQNFLIPDGPLDFSNAVGANRFPDDTETIVRSTRTYATANFGFFDQLYINATSALESASSFGEDKTFFYPSADVAWQFTEVLDGGSLLSFGKLRAGYGQVGVQPDPHRTTTDFVAVDDVLFTSWGAALSGVGYGNGAVVQGEQRGEPELRPEIKTEWEVGTDLRFFNDRLRAGFTYYQNEINDLLLELAVAPSVGFETVYTNAGAMENKGWEVDLGLTVFSNQNWNIDLFANANQNINEVTDIGRSDRIPLGGFSTLTSSVATVGEPLSALFGGVYLRNENGSLELDENNFPRVASDFGVIGDPNPLWRGGIGGTISWKNLSLYALFETFQGSDFAPNTKSVLYNFGKHADTGNEVVVPAGGLVNYAGETVAAGTTVRGNIRDFGGGSVLLDEAWYTTLGQGFSNLQEQFIVDGSWTRLREVSLSYSLTSQKFRERTKLQSIDFSLRGRNLILWTDVVGIDPETSLDGATNARGQDYFNNPGTKSYIFSIAINY, encoded by the coding sequence ATGAGAAACCTATTTACTTATTTATCCATCAACATTCGTCGGCGCGACAAATTGCTGGCGGTGCTCGTCATTTTGGGATTTACCTCTACGTTAGCACTAGCCCAAGAGAGGACACTTTCCGGTAAAATTACTTCAGTAGATCAGGGCGAACCGCTACCGGGAGTCAACGTAGTGGTGAAGGGCACTACCAACGGAACAATCTCTGACATCGACGGTAACTACCGTCTCTCCGTAGGCGAAGATGCCGAAACACTGGTATTTTCCTTCATCGGCCTAGTAACCAAAGAGGTAGCCATTGGTAACCAGTCTACCCTGAACGTAGAACTCTCCGATGATACCAAGCAACTATCCGAAGTAGTGGTAACCGCACTAGGTTTTGAAGAAGACGCGGATAGCCGAGGGATTGCCTTCTCTAAAGTGGAAGGTGAATCTATCGCCCGTTCGGGAGAAAATACCCTAATTAACAGCCTGAGCGGAAAAGCAGCCGGAGTACAAATATCCCGCTCTAGCGGTGATCCCGGTGCAGCAGCCTATATTCAGATTCGGGGTCAGAATACGATTACTGGCGAATCGCAACCACTGATCGTAGTAGATGGTATTCCAGTCAGTAATACCGTGGGTGCCCCCAATGCCGACTTGGCCAATAGTGGGGAAGGTACCGGCGGAGTTCGTCAGCAGTCGCGGATGAACGATATTAACCCCTCGGATATTAAAGACCTGCAAATTTTGAAGGGTGCTTCTGCCGCCGCATTGTGGGGTTCCCGCGCGGCCAATGGGGTAATTTTAATTACCACTAAGAAGGGGCGCGATGCCGATAAACTGGATGTTACCTTTCGTTCTACCGTATCACTCGACCAAGTAAATGTGCTACACCCGTTACAAAACAAGTTTGGACAGGGACGAGGGGGAATATATAGCCCGACGGATTCCCGCTCTTTTGGCGATAGAATTGCTGACCGACCCGATGGAGCTGATGAACAAATTACTGACCCTGCTGATCCACGTTATGCTGGCTTCTTTGAAGCTCGGGACGGTAACCGTTACTACGCCATTCCGGCTGGTAGTGCTGATGACCCCAACGGGGGAAAAAACTCCCGGGAAACATTTAATGATAACCGGGAAGATCAAGTATTTCAGACCGGATATTTTGTTGATAATTACTTGAGCCTAAGTGGTGGTAACGAAAACGGGAATTTTATGCTTAGTATGGGGCATATGACCCAGGAAGGAATCTACCGGGGCGTAAGCGACTACGATCGTAGTACTATTCGCCTGAATGCTAATCGTAAGTTCAGTGACATTGTTCGGGTATCGAGTAACGCTACGTTTGCCCGGACTACCTCTAACCGAATTCAGACCGGATCAAACGTAAATGGCCTATACCTTGGTATGCTACGGGCTGCCCCCGATTTTAATAGCGAGGATTACATCGGTAGCTACTTTGCCTCGCCCGAAGCGGCTCCTATTTTAAACCGACACCGATCGTACCGTCGCTATCTAGGTAACACCTCCCAACCAACCTACAACAATCCGCTGTGGACAATCAACGAGCTACAGAATTCAACCATTGTGAACCGCTTTATCATGAGTGCCGAGATTGGTATTAAACCAGTAAATTGGTTCGAGTTTATTGCTCGCGGTGGAGCTGATACCTACGAAGATCAGCGCCAGACCTATTTCCCGGTATTTTCGGCAGGAGCCAACAATGCCGGACGGTACGAGGAGTTTGTCTTCGGTGAAACCCAACTAAACTTTGATGCGATTGGTCGCTTCTCATTTGCACTTTCCCCCGATATTTCCAGCAGTGTGAATCTAGGTTGGAATATTAACCAACGTAACTACAATCGGGTAGGCGGAGTAATGCAGAACTTTCTAATCCCCGATGGGCCACTCGATTTTTCTAACGCAGTAGGGGCTAATCGCTTTCCAGATGATACGGAAACTATCGTTAGAAGTACGCGAACCTACGCCACGGCTAATTTTGGTTTTTTTGACCAACTGTACATTAACGCCACTAGTGCATTAGAGTCAGCCTCTTCCTTCGGAGAAGACAAGACATTCTTCTATCCCTCAGCGGACGTGGCTTGGCAGTTCACTGAAGTGCTGGATGGCGGTTCACTGTTGAGTTTTGGTAAGCTCCGGGCTGGATACGGACAAGTAGGGGTTCAGCCTGATCCGCACCGCACTACTACTGATTTTGTAGCAGTAGATGATGTATTATTCACAAGTTGGGGAGCTGCTCTTTCGGGAGTAGGTTATGGCAATGGAGCCGTTGTACAAGGAGAACAGAGAGGGGAACCGGAATTAAGGCCAGAAATAAAGACCGAATGGGAAGTAGGCACCGACTTACGATTCTTCAACGATCGCTTGCGAGCTGGTTTCACCTATTACCAGAACGAAATTAACGATCTGTTACTAGAATTAGCGGTGGCACCCTCAGTAGGCTTTGAGACCGTCTATACCAATGCGGGAGCTATGGAGAACAAAGGTTGGGAGGTTGACCTGGGTCTCACCGTTTTCTCTAACCAAAACTGGAATATCGACCTTTTTGCCAACGCTAACCAAAACATTAACGAAGTAACTGACATTGGCAGAAGCGATAGAATTCCGTTAGGAGGGTTTAGTACACTCACTAGTTCCGTAGCTACGGTAGGCGAACCCTTATCCGCACTATTCGGCGGAGTATATCTTCGTAATGAAAATGGTTCGCTAGAGTTAGATGAAAATAATTTCCCTAGAGTAGCTTCTGATTTCGGAGTGATTGGCGACCCTAACCCTCTTTGGCGTGGTGGTATCGGCGGTACCATATCCTGGAAAAACCTTTCACTCTACGCTCTATTTGAAACCTTCCAGGGTAGCGACTTTGCCCCTAACACTAAGTCAGTACTGTACAACTTTGGAAAGCACGCTGATACTGGCAACGAAGTAGTAGTACCCGCTGGGGGGTTAGTAAACTACGCCGGAGAAACTGTTGCGGCTGGAACTACTGTTCGGGGTAACATTCGAGACTTCGGAGGCGGTTCGGTATTACTAGATGAGGCTTGGTACACTACATTGGGACAGGGCTTTAGCAACTTGCAGGAGCAATTTATTGTAGACGGTAGTTGGACTCGTCTGCGCGAAGTATCCCTTTCGTATAGCCTCACTTCCCAAAAATTCCGCGAAAGGACTAAGCTGCAAAGCATTGATTTCTCACTACGCGGTCGAAACCTCATTTTATGGACGGATGTAGTTGGTATTGATCCCGAAACCTCACTAGACGGAGCTACCAACGCTAGAGGACAGGACTACTTCAATAATCCGGGTACTAAATCCTACATTTTCTCAATCGCCATTAATTACTAA
- a CDS encoding Spy/CpxP family protein refolding chaperone, with protein MMKKIVNLSLALILMFGTMVWAQSGRGNRGGDPTERAERLTASMTELLNLDDSQQDQVGDLNLEYAMKMQENRKEIQGDREAMREMMVALNQEKEEKLSAILSEEQMQLYHEKKEEFRKNSRERRDKRRARRESASE; from the coding sequence ATGATGAAGAAAATAGTAAATCTCAGCCTAGCACTTATTTTAATGTTTGGAACCATGGTTTGGGCTCAATCTGGTAGAGGAAACAGAGGTGGAGACCCAACTGAGCGGGCTGAAAGGCTAACAGCCTCTATGACTGAATTACTGAACCTAGATGACAGCCAGCAAGATCAGGTAGGCGACTTAAACTTAGAGTATGCCATGAAAATGCAGGAAAACCGAAAGGAAATCCAAGGTGATCGGGAAGCGATGCGCGAAATGATGGTAGCCCTCAATCAAGAGAAGGAAGAAAAGCTGTCAGCTATACTTAGTGAAGAGCAGATGCAACTGTACCACGAGAAGAAAGAAGAATTTAGAAAGAATTCCCGCGAACGGCGCGATAAACGTCGAGCAAGAAGAGAGTCGGCTAGCGAATAA
- a CDS encoding c-type cytochrome: MVISAEIRLSQQSRLIFSIFASFTQSVITTMTYSYVALSAAIYISSIFSIRSDFREANRPQQTEPDLEESIKLGEEIYQGYCLACHMSEGEGLPGAFPPLAKSDYLMADKIRSIQQVMHGSEGEMVVNGETYNGMMPPQPLSDEEVAHVLNYVRNSWGNEGEAVTFAEVKAVRDETE, encoded by the coding sequence ATGGTAATTTCCGCGGAGATTCGCCTATCGCAGCAAAGTAGGTTAATCTTTAGTATCTTTGCAAGCTTCACACAATCAGTAATTACGACAATGACCTATTCTTACGTAGCCTTAAGCGCTGCTATTTACATCTCTTCCATTTTTTCCATCCGCTCTGATTTCAGAGAAGCCAACCGCCCTCAGCAGACTGAACCGGATCTGGAAGAAAGTATCAAGCTCGGAGAGGAAATTTACCAAGGCTACTGTCTGGCTTGTCATATGAGTGAAGGTGAAGGACTGCCGGGAGCATTTCCTCCGTTGGCTAAATCTGATTATTTGATGGCCGATAAAATCCGCTCTATTCAGCAAGTGATGCACGGTTCGGAAGGGGAGATGGTGGTAAACGGGGAAACCTATAATGGCATGATGCCACCCCAGCCACTATCCGATGAAGAAGTTGCCCACGTACTCAATTACGTCCGCAATAGTTGGGGCAATGAAGGTGAGGCAGTCACTTTCGCTGAGGTGAAAGCCGTACGGGATGAGACAGAGTAG
- a CDS encoding nucleotidyltransferase family protein, whose translation MITTIVLAAGEASRMGQPKQLMQLDGKSLVQRAVQTAQTVSDEIIVVTGAYADQIQENLSSEKVHFVHNPQWQTGMGSSIRAGIQQIMSVTPLPNAIIVMLCDQPLASPSLLEQLVTAYRHLGKTLVASVYHNTAGVPALFGEALFPELLQLDGRAGAKSIITRYASQIASVDFPEGIYDVDTPNDFARIKERLKGL comes from the coding sequence ATGATTACAACAATTGTACTCGCAGCGGGTGAAGCGAGCCGTATGGGCCAACCCAAGCAACTGATGCAGCTTGACGGAAAATCGCTGGTGCAGCGAGCCGTACAAACTGCCCAAACGGTTAGCGATGAGATCATTGTGGTCACCGGAGCTTACGCTGACCAGATTCAGGAAAACCTCTCTTCAGAGAAGGTTCATTTCGTTCATAACCCTCAATGGCAAACGGGGATGGGTTCGTCTATCCGAGCAGGTATTCAGCAAATAATGTCGGTCACTCCTTTGCCCAATGCTATCATCGTTATGTTGTGCGATCAACCGCTAGCTAGTCCGTCATTGTTAGAACAATTGGTTACTGCTTATCGGCACCTTGGCAAAACTTTGGTTGCTTCGGTCTACCACAATACCGCAGGGGTTCCAGCACTGTTTGGTGAGGCATTGTTTCCCGAACTGCTTCAACTCGATGGGCGGGCGGGAGCCAAATCCATCATCACCCGCTACGCTTCACAGATTGCTTCAGTTGACTTTCCTGAAGGTATTTATGATGTAGATACCCCCAATGATTTTGCCCGGATAAAGGAAAGGCTGAAGGGATTGTAG
- a CDS encoding DUF3667 domain-containing protein: MKRSTVEQSTRTAPRITLHYLWQEILSTLSWDKGLFFTCKQLLINPGAAIREYIAGERKRYSNPIRFLVFATALASFVVIKLDLIGRALREDILASGDERAQQAQQEAIAFVYQYYNIIGFLTVPLLALITHAFFRRRGYNYAEHLTLAAFVTAEYTLLYLLATFGLYYYPALFNSMVQLVWFVYFTWAIVSFFPEKKWKAMGISVMINILYFLAIMLVAGVVGIAFKALSGTEG, from the coding sequence ATGAAGCGTAGCACTGTTGAACAGAGTACCAGAACTGCCCCCCGAATCACTCTTCACTATCTTTGGCAAGAAATACTCAGTACTCTGAGCTGGGACAAAGGATTGTTTTTCACTTGTAAGCAGCTCTTAATCAATCCGGGTGCTGCTATCCGAGAGTATATAGCTGGTGAGCGAAAGCGGTATTCTAACCCGATTCGTTTCCTGGTGTTTGCTACAGCACTCGCCAGCTTCGTTGTAATCAAGCTCGATCTAATAGGGCGTGCCCTCAGAGAAGATATATTAGCGAGCGGTGATGAACGTGCCCAGCAAGCGCAACAAGAAGCTATAGCGTTTGTCTATCAGTATTACAATATCATTGGTTTTTTAACGGTTCCCCTACTAGCACTCATAACTCACGCATTTTTCCGCCGCAGAGGCTACAATTACGCTGAACACCTAACACTCGCAGCGTTTGTAACAGCCGAGTATACTCTGCTGTATCTGTTAGCCACTTTTGGGTTGTACTATTATCCTGCTCTATTCAATAGCATGGTTCAACTTGTATGGTTTGTTTACTTTACTTGGGCAATCGTATCTTTTTTTCCCGAGAAAAAATGGAAAGCCATGGGTATTTCGGTAATGATCAATATCCTTTACTTTCTGGCTATCATGCTGGTGGCAGGAGTTGTTGGTATCGCTTTCAAAGCATTATCTGGTACAGAAGGATGA
- a CDS encoding aminotransferase class V-fold PLP-dependent enzyme has protein sequence MQSATTTIANQKSLFSLPPDITYLNCSYMAPLLKSVEEAGIEGLRKKQLPTQYGHYEFFHEVDHVRKQFSQLVNNADYQRVAILPSVSYGMAIIAKNLSVQRGDNIVVAGEQFPSNVYPWRKLVAKAGAELRTVAAPTNFERRGQRWNEHLLESIDNQTCMVAVAHTHWADGTRFDLKAIRQRTRDVGALLVVDGTQSVGAMPFDVVDIQPDALICAGYKCLMGPYGVTLAYFSEYFDGGEPLEEGWVTRHKSEDFTNLVNYQDQYQPKAIRYDMGERSNFILIPMMGKALEQVLEWQPERIQEYCHSISATAIEKIRKLGFWIEEETYRGHHLFGIRIPGEISLERLQNTLEQAKIVVSVRGRSMRVSPNMYNGEDDLSRLVDCLQGLK, from the coding sequence ATGCAATCTGCTACCACCACTATTGCTAATCAAAAAAGCTTGTTCTCTCTTCCGCCTGATATTACGTATCTGAATTGCTCATACATGGCTCCTTTGTTAAAATCAGTGGAAGAAGCAGGTATTGAAGGTTTGCGAAAGAAGCAGCTACCCACTCAGTATGGTCATTACGAGTTTTTTCATGAAGTAGATCACGTCAGAAAACAATTCTCTCAACTAGTTAATAATGCTGATTATCAGCGAGTTGCTATTCTCCCTTCGGTATCTTACGGTATGGCAATAATTGCTAAAAATCTGTCTGTTCAGCGAGGCGATAATATCGTAGTAGCGGGTGAGCAGTTCCCGAGTAATGTGTACCCCTGGCGTAAATTGGTAGCGAAAGCCGGAGCCGAGTTGCGTACCGTAGCTGCTCCAACTAATTTTGAAAGACGGGGGCAACGTTGGAATGAACATCTACTAGAATCCATTGACAATCAGACGTGTATGGTAGCAGTAGCGCACACGCACTGGGCAGATGGTACCCGGTTCGATTTGAAAGCAATTCGGCAGAGAACTCGTGATGTGGGAGCTTTACTGGTGGTAGATGGCACCCAGTCAGTTGGGGCAATGCCCTTTGATGTAGTTGATATTCAGCCAGATGCGCTTATCTGCGCTGGATACAAATGCTTGATGGGTCCTTATGGCGTTACACTTGCCTATTTTAGCGAATACTTTGATGGCGGAGAACCCTTAGAAGAAGGATGGGTAACGCGCCATAAAAGTGAAGATTTTACTAATTTAGTCAATTATCAGGATCAGTATCAGCCCAAAGCAATACGCTATGATATGGGCGAACGCAGTAACTTTATTCTTATTCCCATGATGGGAAAAGCCCTGGAACAAGTTTTGGAATGGCAACCCGAGCGAATTCAAGAGTATTGTCACAGTATTTCAGCAACCGCTATTGAAAAGATAAGAAAATTAGGCTTTTGGATAGAAGAGGAAACCTACCGTGGGCATCACCTTTTTGGAATACGTATTCCCGGCGAAATATCGCTAGAAAGGCTGCAAAACACCCTTGAACAGGCTAAAATAGTTGTTTCTGTGCGAGGGAGATCAATGCGGGTATCACCTAATATGTACAACGGAGAAGATGATTTAAGCCGTCTAGTAGATTGTTTGCAGGGTTTAAAATAG
- a CDS encoding LON peptidase substrate-binding domain-containing protein, with amino-acid sequence MNTFLPLFPLKLVAFPGEQLNLHIFEERYKQLINECINESKRFGIPAYLNNQIEYGTEISVERVGKAYADGQMDIVTIAHRVFRVIEFYRVAPGKLYAGGDVVFLDNIADQDFAKQQQMVELTLELFDILSLSDSFTVGDQLSAFDIGHKIGLSNQKKYELLQIEQESSRQQFVIDHLKESIPVVRDMESARERIRMNGHFRKFDPLDF; translated from the coding sequence ATGAATACCTTTCTGCCCTTATTTCCCCTGAAGCTGGTAGCCTTTCCGGGTGAGCAACTTAACTTACATATATTTGAGGAGCGTTACAAACAGCTAATTAACGAGTGCATAAACGAAAGTAAGCGGTTTGGAATCCCAGCTTATCTTAATAATCAAATAGAATATGGTACTGAGATCAGCGTAGAGCGTGTAGGCAAAGCCTACGCTGATGGTCAAATGGATATTGTAACAATAGCCCATCGGGTGTTTAGGGTGATTGAATTTTATCGGGTGGCTCCGGGTAAGCTGTACGCTGGGGGTGATGTTGTTTTTTTAGATAATATTGCTGACCAAGACTTTGCCAAGCAGCAACAAATGGTAGAGCTTACGTTAGAGTTGTTTGATATACTAAGTCTATCCGACAGCTTTACCGTAGGCGATCAGCTATCGGCTTTTGATATTGGTCATAAAATTGGCCTATCGAATCAGAAAAAATATGAATTACTCCAAATAGAACAGGAAAGTAGTCGGCAACAGTTTGTGATCGATCATCTGAAAGAGTCTATTCCAGTAGTTCGGGACATGGAAAGTGCCCGGGAGCGCATTCGTATGAATGGACACTTCCGGAAGTTTGATCCGTTAGATTTTTAA